The stretch of DNA TCTATCTAATTAATGGAGGGTATTTAAAACGTTTTGGAAAATGGTGAAAATTGAATTACAAAAGAAATTAACTGCTGCCAAAGGATCTTTATTTCTCGATGTCAAAATCAATATCGAAAAAGGACAATTGATTACCTTGTATGGAAAATCGGGTGCTGGTAAAACATCTATTCTTCGAATGATTGCCGGACTGCTTCAAGCAGATCAAGGCTTTATTTCTGTTCATGATTCCATATGGTTGGATACTCAAAAAAAAATCAATCTTAAGCCTCAAAAAAGAAAAATAGGATTTGTATTTCAAGATTATGCTTTGTTTCCCAATATGACGGTAAAGGAAAACCTTCTTTTTGCTCTCGAAAAAGATCAAAACCCAAACATCGTTCATGAATTAATCGAAATGATAGAACTTGGGGATTTACAACATAAAAAGCCTGAAACTTTATCAGGAGGGCAAAAACAACGGGTTGCATTAGCTCGTGCATTGGTTAGAAAACCTGAAATTTTAATGCTTGATGAACCTCTCTCTGCATTGGATCTGGATATGCGCATTAAACTACAAGATTACATTCTTAAAGTTCACAAACAATACCATTTAACTACTTTATTAATTAGTCATGAACTCGGTGAAATCATTAAAATGTCTGATTATGTTTTCATACTTGAGAATGGTAAAATGATCAAGCAAGGAAAACCTATTGAACTTTTTACCCAAAAACAGGTTAGTGGAAAGTTTCAATTTACAGGTGAAATTATTGACATTAAAAAAGAAGATGTTTTATATATTGTAACCATATTAATTGGTGCTAATTTTGTCAAAATTGTAGCCGATGAAAGTGAAATTCAAAACCTTAGCATTGGAAACCAAGTTATTGTTGCATCCAAAGCTTTCAATCCTTTAATTCAAAAAATTAATTAATTGAATTAACTATAATTGATGTATTACAATTTTTTCATTATTTTTGTTACCAAACAATGAAGTTTTTTATTTACATATTCAGCATTTTCATTCTCACCTTGACTGTTCAACCTTGTCAAGATGGAGCTGATGACACCACTATTTCATATGAGCACCAAGATGACAATCATGACCATGAAAATCACCAAGATTCATGCTCACCCTTCTGTTCATGCATATGCTGTGGTATGGTATCATCTGATATTGAATTAAATAAGGTTGCTTCTACCAAAGAATTACCTGAATACAAAACAACACATACTTCTTTTTATAAAAATCTTTATTTTAAAGAATTTATAGACTCCATTACGCATCCTCCTATAGTATAATTAGTATTTTGAATGATCTAAAAAGATCATTTATTCATTCTTAAAAAAAATTATGAAAGATTCTATTCATAGAAATCTATTTATACAATACTTATATACTATAAAAATACACAATGGACAAAATCATTGAATTTTCAGTTAAAAACAAACTGATCATCTTCCTATTTATCTTAGGATTAATTGGTTGGGGAAGTTATTCAATCAAACAACTACCTATTGATGCTTTACCCGATATTACCAACAACCAAGTACAAATTATTACCTTGGCACCCACTTTAGCTGCCCAAGAGGTAGAACAATATATCTCTTATCCTATTGAAACCGCTATTGCCACCGTTCCCAATTTAGTTGAGCAACGCTCTATTTCTCGTTTTGGATTATCGGTTGTAACCGTGGTTTTTAAAGAGGATATGGATATTTACCTAGCCAGACAAATCATTACCGAAAAACTAAAAGAGGCTGAAGAAGCAATCCCCCCAGGAGTTGGAACACCTGAATTAGCTCCTGTTTCAACGGGGTTAGGTGAAATCTATCAATATACTTTAAAACTTCAAAAAGGTTTTGAAGAAAAATACAATGACACGGATTTAAGAACCTTACAAGATTGGATTGTTAAGAAACAATTATTAGGAATTCCCGGAGTGGCTGAAGTCAGCACATTGGGAGGGCACTTAAAGCAATATGAAGTTGCCATCCAACCTAATAAATTAAAAAGTTTAAATATTACCATTCAAGAAGTATTTCAAGCTTTAGAGCAAAATAATGAAAATACGGGAGGCTCTTATATTGACAAAAAGCCCAATGCTTATTTTATTCGTGGGATTGGTTTAATTTCTTCATTAGATGACATCGAACAAATTGTAATTAAAACGGTAAACGGTATGCCTATTTTAATGCGTGATGTTGCAGATGTTCAGTATGGAAGTGCCACACGCTACGGAGCTGTTACTTCAGATGGTAAAGGTGAAAGTGTTGGAGGAATGGTTTTAATGCTAAAAGGTGAAAATTCAGCTACTGTTACCGAAGCCGTAAAAAAACGAATTGCTCAAATTCAAGAATCCTTACCAGAAGGTGTTGTTATTGAACCCTTTTTAGATCGTCAAAAATTAGTAAACAACGCTATTTCCACTGTAAAAACCAATTTATTAGAAGGAGCCTTAATCGTCATTTTTGTTTTGGTTTTATTATTAGGAAACTGGCGTGCTGGATTGATTGTAGCTTCTGTAATTCCTCTTGCTTTATTATTTGCTATTTCTATGATGAATCTCTTTGGAGTCTCAGGAAACCTAATGTCATTAGGTGCTATAGATTTTGGGTTAGTCGTTGATGGAGCAGTGATCATTGTAGAAAGCATCATTCATCGTATTACTTCAAATAAAAAATTACAAACGTCTCCTAAGTTAACAGCTGAAGAAATGGATCATCAAGTAATTGACTCTTCTAAAAAGATTCGTAAATCAGCTGCTTTTGGAGAAATTATCATCCTAATTGTTTATTTACCTATTTTAACTCTTGTCGGAATAGAAGGTAAAATGTTCAAGCCCATGGCTATGACTGTTGCTTTTGCTATTTTGGGGGCTTTTATTCTATCATTAACCTATGTCCCTATGATGTCAGCCTTGTGTCTAAGCCGCAAAACAACACATAAAAAGAATATTTCAGATCGATTAATTGAATCATTAGAAAACCTATATCAACCTGTATTAAAAGCAGCCTTAAAAATCAAATGGATTGTTATCACAGTATCATTAGTTATTTTTGGTTTTGCTACCTACTTATTCAATACAATGGGAGGAGAGTTTATCCCTACTCTTGATGAAGGTGATTTAGCTATCAATTTTCGAATAAAACCCGGAAGTTCGCTTTCACAAACTATTGAAACCACTACAAAGCTTGAAAAAATTTTATTAGGATTCCCTGAAGTTGAAAAAGTGGTTTCCAAAATTGGTGCTGGTGAAATTCCAACCGATCCTATGCCTATGGAATCAGGCGATATGATTATTGTTTTAAAACCCAAAAAAGAATGGACTACAGCCACCAATCGAGATGATTTGGTTAATAAAATGAAAGAAGCACTATCCATTATTCCTGGAGTAGGATTTGAGTTTTCTCAACCTGTTCAATTACGCTTTAATGAGTTAATGACTGGAGTTCGTTCTGATGTCGCTATAAAAATTTATGGTGATGATCTGGATATACTAGCAGAAAAGGGGAATAAGGTTTCTTCTTTAATTAACAAGGTTCAAGGGGTTGGTGACATTCAAGTAGAACAAGTACAAGGGTTACCTCAAATTACTGTACGTTATAATAAAGCCAAGCTTTCACAATATGGTTTGAAAGTAAATGATATTAATATGGTTTTACGAACTGCCTTTGCAGGAAGTAAGGCTGGAATTGTATTTGAAGGAGAGAAACGTTTTGATTTAGTTGTTCGTCTTGGTAAAGAAAATCGATCTAATATTCATGATATTAAAAGTTTATACATCAATACCACTACAGGACAACAAATCCCTATTGAACAAGTAGCCGATATTCAATATGAATTTAGCGCTATGCAAATTTCAAGAGATAGCGGAAAACGCCGTATTACTATCGGTCTAAATATCCGAAATCGTGATGTAGAATCTGTTATTAACGATATTGACGGTATTCTTTCTCAAAAGTTAGACTTACCAACAGGGTATACCATTCAATATGGAGGACAATTTGAAAATTTACAAAGCGCTAAAAATCGCTTGTTCATTGCAATTCCAGTAGCCCTATTGTTAATCTTAACCTTATTGTACTTCACTTTCCATTCACTAAAACAAAGTTTACTCATCTTTACAGCAATTCCTCTTTCTGCTATTGGAGGAGTTCTAGCACTTTGGATTCGTGATATGCCTTTCAGTATTTCTGCCGGAATTGGTTTTATTGCCTTATTTGGAGTTGCAGTGCTGAATGGTATTGTATTGATTGGTTATTTTAATCAATTAGAAAAAGAAGGTATGACTGACATTTACCAACGTGTTATAGAAGGGACTAAAGTACGTCTACGTCCAGTTATTTTAACTGCATCTGTAGCTTCTTTAGGTTTTTTACCTATGGCTATTTCAACCTCCGCAGGTGCAGAAGTTCAAAAACCACTGGCTACTGTCGTTATTGGAGGATTAATTTCGGCTACTTTTTTAACCCTCATTGTACTACCTTGTTTGTACATATTATTTTCTAATACAAAAAAAATGAATTTTCATAAAAACAGTGTTACACTCCTACTCTTTTTCGGAAGCTTGATAGGATTAAATGCGCAGCAAATCACTTCTGCTCAAGAAGCTATTGATTATGCTATAGAACATAATTTAGAAGTCAAATCTGCTGAAAAAATAAGCACTCAACAAGAATTAAAATCAAAACAGAATTTTAGATTAGGAAATACAGAGTTTGGTGTAGAATATGGAAAATATAACAGCGCAACAGAACGTGATTTAGCTTTTTCTGTTTCTCAATCGTTTCCTTTTCCAACTGTTTTTGCCAAAAATAAGGCATTAAATAAAGCGCAACTTGAAGGAAGCAAATTATGGATTGATGCAACAAAACGAACACTAGAAAAAGAAATTTCACAACTTTGGCAAAAAGGTATTTACCTACAAAGTCGTAAACAACTCTTAATTCATCAAGATAGTTTAATTCAACAATTGGCTAGAGGAACCCAAATTCAATATCAAACAGGTGATGTAAACTATTTAACTAAAATTAATGCAGAATCATACAGTGCTGATTATAAAAAACAATTAAAACAATTGGATAAGGAGATTGAAACAGTTGAATATCAATTACAATTCTATATTGGAAACAATACCGTCTTTTGGAGAAAAAATTCTTTTAAACCCCTCATTTTTCAAGAAGAATTATCCATAGAAAATCATCCTTTATTAAAGTATTATAAAAATCAAACATTAATCAACGAAAAGAAAATTGAGGTGGAAAAGGGACGATTATTACCTGAATTTAAACTAGGGTACAACAATCAATCCCTCATAGAAAATCCTACCTATGATTTAGGAGATCGTTTTTCTTTTTATAGTTTGGGGATTTCTGTTCCTATTTTTAATAAAAATAAAACCGATGTTGAATTAGCACAAATTGAAGCTGAAAAAAGTCAGCTGGATGCTCAATATGCTTCAAAAAAGTTTGAAAACGATTATCTTATTTTAAAGAATGAATTAGAAAAACAACAAATAAGTTTGGATTATTTCAACAACACGGCACTTAAACAATCTAAAGAAATTCAACATTTTGCTTTACGAAACTATCAAGAAGGTGAAATTAATCAAATTGAGTATTTGCAATATCTGAACAGAGCATTGGAAATCGATTTCAATTATTTAGATGAAATCTATAAATACAATGAATTAGTAATAGAATTGGAAAGTTTAACCAAAGAATAAAACATTTAAATTATCATATAATGAACAAAATTAATATTATTATAGCTCTTTTAATCTTTACTGTATCATGCAAAAAACATGAAGAAGGTGATGGGCATCAACACGAATCAGAACATTCTCACACTGAAACAACAATTACTGCAGAAGATCATCATGATGAAGAAGGTATCGTGAATCTAACCGAGAAACAAGTAGAAGTAGCTGATTTTCAATATGGCACTTTTGAAATGAAAAATTTAAGTAACATTGTTCGTGTAAATGGAGAAACCAATTTACCCCCTCAAAATAGAGCCGTTGTAACTACGCTAATTAGTGGAAACATTAAACAAATTTTTATTGAAGAAGGAGATTTAGTTAAAAAGGGGCAAACCTTAGCCATAGTAGAAAATCCAGATTTTTTAGCTTTACAACGCGAATACTATAGTGCTATTAGTGCTTCTTCCTATACGAAAAAGGAATACAAGCGTCAAAAGAAGTTATACGAAGAAAAAATAACTGCACGTAAAAAATATGAACTTGCTAAAGCCAATTATGATGCAGAACAAGCTAATATTGCTGGTTTGGCTAGTCAATTACGTCAATTAAGTATTTCTCCTTCCAATGTTGCTAAAGGTAAATTTACGCGTACATTTCCAGTTGTTGCTCCTATTTCTGGCTCTATTGGACATATTGATGCTTCAATAGGAAGTTATGCCGATTTGTCTCAAGAACTTTTTACCATTGTAGATAACTCTAAAATTCATTTAGACCTTAATATTTATGAAAAAGATTTAAGTAAAATCAAAGTAGGTCAAAAAGTATCGTTTACCTTAACCAATCAAGATCATAGTATCATCAATGGTAAAATATTTGCCGTAAGTAAAACATTTGAACCGGATACTAAAACCGTTTTAGCACATGCTACAGTAGATAATTCAAAAAATGAATTAGTTGCTAATATGTTTGTCAATGCCGTTATTGAAATTGGTAAAAATCAAGTGAAAGCATTACCAAATGAAGCCATTGTCAAATTAAAAGGGAAAGATTATATCTTTATCAAAGAAGATCATGAAAAAGAAGAAGTCCATGATGAAGTTCCCTTTAAAATGATTGAAGTTTCTACTGGGAAAAGTGAATTAGGGTATACAGCAGTAGAACCTATTGATAAAATTGACTCTAATGCACAAATTGTTACAAAAAACACGTATTTCTTACAAAGTCAAGCTGTTATTAATGAAGGTGGCGATAGTCATGGGCATTGATAATTAAAAACTATAATTTAGTTTGAAAATGGAATCATAAACCATAACTTTATGATTCCATTTTATACTTTATGAGTAATCAATATAACTTTTCAACCGAGAGACTTTCTATTTGCCAGTTAGAAAAAGATCATTTTCCTCTTTTTCAACAAGAACTTGTACAAAGTGCTCAAAATATTTTGACACCAACAGTTTTAAAGTCATTACCTGATACTTGGCATACTATTCATACAAAGGAGCAAATTATAAACTGGTTTAAAGAGCAACTACAAGAAAGTATTTTTTTAATCATTCGGTTGCATACTAATCAACAAATTATAGGTTATCTTTTCTTAATGGAATCTATTGCTTCAAAAGATCAATACACTTTACAATTAGGCTATTTATTCTCTCAACAATATTGGGGAAAAGGATTAGGGACTGAATTGATTAAAGGTTTGGTTAAATGTTGTGAAAAAAAAGGAACCATTCAATCTATATCAGGAGGTGTTGTAAAAGACAATATAGGTTCCATAAAAGTTCTAGAGAAAAATGGATTTCATATTATAGAAGGAAAATTATCATCAGATTCTATGATTTTTTTAAAGAGAGAATTTGATCTATAAATACCTTTTTTTTATATCTTTTTCCGCTTAAAACCCTTTATTTAAAAAAGTTTCACCACTCAACTTTTTCTTCTTGTATTCCATACAAAAAAACATTATGTTTGTTTAGACTAACATATTTATATAACATTTAAATGAAACAATCAAAGTCTTACTTGTACGCTTTTATTCTCGTCACTATACTATTTTTTTTATGGGGATTTATTACCGTTTTGGTTGATTCATTGATACCACGTTTACGTGAACTTTTTACACTTTCTTATTTTCAAGCTGGATTGGTACAATTTGCTTTTTTTGGAGCCTATTTTTTGCTCTCAATACCGGCTAGTTTTATTCTTTCTAAAATTGGATACAAACGAGGAATTATTTTAGGACTATTCACCATGGCCATAGCTTGCTTATTATTCTATCCGGCAGCTTCATTTCGTGAATTCAAAATCTTCATATTAGCCTATTTTATACTAGCGGGTGGTATGACCATTCTTCAAGTAGCCGCCAACCCTTTTGTTGCTGTACTGGGAAATGAAAGTGGTGCCTCTAGTCGTTTAAATTTATCTCAAGCATTCAATTCGTTAGGAACAGCCATTGCACCTATTGTAGGTGCCTTATTTATCCTTAGTGACACGATTAAAACTCCTGAAGAAATTGCTTTACTAGATACTACTTCAAAAGAAGTTTATTTGGCTCATGAAGCTGCTGCTGTACAAAAACCCTTTATAGGATTGGCTATATTTATCATTTGTATTGCTATCATTTTCTTTTTTGCTAAACTACCACAATTAATCAATGAAAAAACGATAGGAACCTATAAAGACACATTAAGACATAAGAACTTAATTCTTGGTGTTTTGGGAATCTTCTTCTATGTAGGTGCCGAAGTAGCTATCGGGAGTTACTTAGTTAATTACTTTTTAGATATGAACTTAGTAGAATACATTCAACAAAATACACTTTTAAAATCCTTTGCTGAACGTACATTAAATTCTTCCTTACAAACCAAGGACCCTAAAGCCATAGTAGGTGTTTTTGTTACTTTCTATTGGTCTGGAGCTATGATTGGTCGCTTTATAGGTTCTTATTTGACCAGAGTAATAGCACCAGGAAAAGTTTTAGGAATATTTGCTTCAATCGCAATATTTCTAATACTCATATCCATAAGTACTACTGGATTTATTTCCATGTTCAGTATTTTAAGTGTTGGATTATTTAACTCTATTATGTTTCCTACTATTTTCACCTTAGCTATCGATCGCATAGGGGATTTAAAACCTAAAGCTTCTGGATTATTATGTACAGCTATTGTAGGAGGAGCTATCATACCACCTATATTTGGATTATTAACTGATCATGTAGGTTTTAAAACGGCTCTACTCTTTATCATATTATGTTATGGTTATATACTTTACTATGGAATAAAAAATGCTAAAACAATAACTCATGTTTAAAAATTTTCTTTTACTATCTTTATTAGCCACGATAAGTTTTAATTGTCAAAAAATAAAATCAAACACTTCCGCTTCAACCACTTCCTCAAAAAAAGATTTTACACAATTTGTTAATCCTTTTATTGGAACGAGTAAAATGGGACATACTTTCCCCGGAGCTACAGCTCCTTTTGGAATGGTTCAATTAAGCCCTCAAACTAATTTTGAACCCATGCATGATCAACAAGGAGCATATAATAAAAAAACATACGAATATTGTGCTGGTTACCAATCTTCCGATTCAACAATTCTTGGTTTTGCCCATACTAATTTTAGCGGAACAGGCCATGCTGACTTAGGTGATTTTCTTGTGATGCCAACCACTGGAACTTTAATATTAGATCCATTAAAAACAAAAAACAATACACCTGGTTATTACTCTTCCTTTACTCATAATACTGAAAAAGCAAGCCCTGGTTATTATGAAGTGAACTTAGATCGTTATGATATTAAAGCCCAACTCACCGCTAGTGAACGTGTTGGTTTCCATCAATATACTTTTCCCAAAACAGATAGTGCTCATATTATTTTAGATATGATTTACAACGTTTATCATCATCAAAATAAAAATGTTTGGACTTTTATCCGTGTAGAAAATGATTCATTAATTACAGGTTATAGACAAACAAAAGGCTGGGCTCGAACTCGAAAAGTTTTCTTTGCTATGCAATTCTCTAAACCTTTTAAAAATTATGGTCATCAAAAATATGATTCTGTAGTTTATAATGGTTTTTATCGCTACTTTGATGAAACCCAAAACTTTCCTGAAATGGCTGGAAAAAATTTAAGAGCTTACTTTAACTTTAATATGCAAGAAAATGAAACATTAAAAATAAAAACCGCTCTTTCTTCCGTAAGTACAAAAGGTGCTCTAAAAAATTTGCAAACCGAAATTCCTCATTGGAATTTTGAAAAAACAAAAACACAAACCCAGCAAAAATGGAATGAAGAATTATCAAAAATAGATGTTAAAACCTTATCTAAAGCGAAAAAAGAAACTTTTTATACAGCACTCTATCACACTATGCTGAGTCCTATTATTTATGAAGATGTAGACGGTCAATACCGTGGTTTAGATCAAAATATTTATACTTCTAACGATTTTACAAATTACACTATCTTTTCACTTTGGGATACCTATAGAGCCCTACATCCCCTATTTAATATAATACACCCTGAGCGTAACAACGATATGATAAAATCTATGTTAGCCCATCATGATCAAAGTGTTCATCATATGCTACCTATTTGGAGTCATTATGCTAATGAAAATTGGTGTATGATTGGTTACCATGCTACTTCTGTAATAGCAGATGCAATAGCTAAAGGTGTAGGTAATTTTGATCAACAACACGCTTTAGAAGCTTCCATTAATACCGCAAATGTCCCCTACTTTGGAGAATTAAGCGAATATATGAAATATCACTATGTGCCTGATGATAAAGGTCGTTACTCTGTATCTAAAACATTAGAATATGCTTATAATGATTGGTGTATTGCTCAAATGGCTGAACAACTTGATCATCCCAAAGCAGTTCAAGAATTTACCGAAAGAGCTTCCTATTATCAAAATGTTTATGATCCTACCATTGGTTTTATGCGACCTAAACTATCCAATGGTCAATTTAGATCAAAATATGATCCACTAGATACACACGGACAAGGTTTTATTGAAGGGAATGCATGGAATTATGGACTTTATGTTCCTCATCAATTAGATCATATGATTGAAATAATGGGTGGAAAAGAATCGTTTAGTGAACATCTGGATTCTTTATTTACAATGCAACTGGATGATAAATATATTACTAAAAATGAAGATATTACACGTGACGGTATAATAGGAAATTATGTACATGGAAATGAACCTGGTCATCATATTCCTTATCTATACAACTGGACAGGAAAACCATGGAAAACCCAAGAACGTGTTCGAATGATTTTAGATACTATGTACGGAAACACACGTGACGGACTTTGTGGAAATGATGATGCTGGACAGATGTCTGCTTGGTATATTTTTAGTAGCCTTGGTTTTTACCCTGTAACACCAGGAAGTGACGAATATGCTATTGGGAGTCCTAATATTGTAGAAGCTACTATTCATTTAGAAAATGGTAAAACATTAACTATAGAAACTCTTAACCAAAGTAAAGAGAATGTTTACGTTCGTAAGGTTGAAGTAAATGGTAAAGAAATTACAAATAATATCTTAAAACATCATGATATTAGCAATGGTGGACGCATTGTATTTTATATGAGTAAAACCCCTTGATGATTTTATATATTAGATATTAAACAGATTTAATTTTTATACAATTTAAAATTTACTAGAGATAGATTGAAATAAATATTTATCTCATATTAAAACACATTAATAAACCAAAATCAATCTCTTAGCTTATCAATGTCGTTATATTCTTGTTGTCCTTTTTGTTTGTTATTGAAAGAAAAAAAAGTATCGCAGCTAAAGGAACAAAAACATAATTTACCACTCCTCCAGGTGCTGTTCCAGTAGTTACTATTGGTTTTAATATTCCTAGTATTAAACGCATCAAATACTCAATAAAGATGAATATATACATTAAAGGAATCAAAGCTTTATATCTCCAACTAACTATAACATAAAAAATTCCCATAATTAGCTGTGATAAACCCCAAAGCGAAAAAATAAGAATTACAGTACTAGAGCCTCCATTAGTAAAGGTATCTAAGGGTATTGTTGCTATGCTTTGAGCTCCTCCATCAG from Flavobacteriaceae bacterium UJ101 encodes:
- a CDS encoding putative glycosidase (Belongs to the glycosyl hydrolase 92 family.); its protein translation is MFKNFLLLSLLATISFNCQKIKSNTSASTTSSKKDFTQFVNPFIGTSKMGHTFPGATAPFGMVQLSPQTNFEPMHDQQGAYNKKTYEYCAGYQSSDSTILGFAHTNFSGTGHADLGDFLVMPTTGTLILDPLKTKNNTPGYYSSFTHNTEKASPGYYEVNLDRYDIKAQLTASERVGFHQYTFPKTDSAHIILDMIYNVYHHQNKNVWTFIRVENDSLITGYRQTKGWARTRKVFFAMQFSKPFKNYGHQKYDSVVYNGFYRYFDETQNFPEMAGKNLRAYFNFNMQENETLKIKTALSSVSTKGALKNLQTEIPHWNFEKTKTQTQQKWNEELSKIDVKTLSKAKKETFYTALYHTMLSPIIYEDVDGQYRGLDQNIYTSNDFTNYTIFSLWDTYRALHPLFNIIHPERNNDMIKSMLAHHDQSVHHMLPIWSHYANENWCMIGYHATSVIADAIAKGVGNFDQQHALEASINTANVPYFGELSEYMKYHYVPDDKGRYSVSKTLEYAYNDWCIAQMAEQLDHPKAVQEFTERASYYQNVYDPTIGFMRPKLSNGQFRSKYDPLDTHGQGFIEGNAWNYGLYVPHQLDHMIEIMGGKESFSEHLDSLFTMQLDDKYITKNEDITRDGIIGNYVHGNEPGHHIPYLYNWTGKPWKTQERVRMILDTMYGNTRDGLCGNDDAGQMSAWYIFSSLGFYPVTPGSDEYAIGSPNIVEATIHLENGKTLTIETLNQSKENVYVRKVEVNGKEITNNILKHHDISNGGRIVFYMSKTP